A genomic window from Nocardioides rotundus includes:
- a CDS encoding SRPBCC family protein, whose product MDIQDERIEVERFIAAEPERIFAVLTDPRGHVAIDSSGMLMSATGDVVRGVGDRFEVHMDREALGDVDLGEYDVTVVIETLEPDREISWSIEGVIKPPIGHVYGYRLVPHEGGTLVTSFYDWSRISDEWRDAGTFPVVRPESLKATLGILARTVTHPRPATSS is encoded by the coding sequence ATGGACATCCAGGACGAGCGCATCGAGGTCGAGCGCTTCATCGCCGCCGAGCCCGAGCGCATCTTCGCCGTACTCACCGACCCTCGGGGCCACGTCGCCATCGACTCCTCGGGCATGCTCATGTCCGCCACCGGGGACGTCGTGCGCGGCGTCGGCGATCGGTTCGAGGTGCACATGGACCGCGAGGCGCTCGGCGACGTCGACCTCGGTGAGTACGACGTCACCGTCGTCATCGAGACCCTCGAACCCGACCGCGAGATCTCCTGGAGCATCGAGGGCGTGATCAAGCCGCCGATCGGACACGTCTACGGCTACCGGCTCGTCCCGCATGAAGGAGGGACGTTGGTGACGTCCTTCTACGACTGGTCGCGGATCAGCGACGAGTGGCGCGACGCCGGGACCTTCCCCGTCGTCCGCCCCGAGTCGCTGAAGGCGACACTCGGCATCCTCGCGCGCACCGTCACGCACCCGAGGCCCGCCACGTCCTCCTGA
- a CDS encoding alpha/beta hydrolase, translated as MSTPTVVLVHGFWGGAAHWRNVILELARRGHTDLRAVELPLTSLADDATRTREMVQQVDGPVVLVGHSYGGAVITEAGNLPNVTGLVYVAAFAPDAGESPGQISEEQPPAAFENIEPDSDGRLWVAQDKFKESFAQDLPDDDTLVMAVTQKAPLGSTFGDPVTDPAWKQKPTWYQISTEDRMIHPDNQRRMAARMSPRRTIELDASHASLASRPADVVDLIEEAIEEAGRQ; from the coding sequence ATGTCCACGCCCACCGTCGTCCTCGTCCACGGTTTCTGGGGCGGCGCCGCCCACTGGCGCAACGTCATCCTCGAGCTCGCCCGCCGCGGGCACACCGACCTCCGCGCGGTCGAGCTCCCCCTCACCTCGCTGGCCGACGACGCCACCCGCACGCGCGAGATGGTCCAGCAGGTCGACGGCCCCGTCGTGCTCGTCGGCCATTCCTACGGCGGAGCCGTCATCACCGAGGCGGGGAACCTGCCCAACGTCACGGGGCTCGTCTACGTCGCCGCCTTCGCGCCCGACGCGGGCGAGAGCCCCGGCCAGATCTCCGAGGAGCAGCCCCCGGCCGCGTTCGAGAACATCGAGCCCGACTCCGACGGGCGGCTGTGGGTCGCGCAGGACAAGTTCAAGGAGAGCTTCGCCCAGGACCTCCCCGACGACGACACGCTGGTGATGGCCGTGACCCAGAAGGCGCCCCTGGGCTCCACCTTCGGCGACCCGGTGACCGATCCGGCGTGGAAGCAGAAGCCGACGTGGTACCAGATCTCCACCGAGGACCGGATGATCCACCCGGACAACCAGCGCCGGATGGCCGCCCGGATGTCCCCGCGCCGGACGATCGAGCTGGACGCGAGCCACGCCTCGCTGGCGTCGCGGCCCGCCGACGTGGTGGACCTGATCGAGGAGGCCATCGAGGAGGCCGGTCGGCAGTGA
- a CDS encoding YwaF family protein: protein MTVLATRFEPMGTSHLVMLAVVVLGLVPAAMLGRRVLRAGREEWAGRTGAVLVLAATVPLQVVDFLPGNFDLHTTLPLQLCDLALVAAVIALWTRAPGAVACTYYWGLTLAPQAILTPALARDFPDPKFLGFWAMHVLIVWTAVYLTWGLGIRPAWRTYSTTVGLTLVWMVTVYAFNLVVGTNYGFLNRKPGTGSALDLLGPWPWYVLAEVVVVGTVWALMTWPWTRRSPHDR from the coding sequence GTGACCGTGCTGGCGACCCGCTTCGAGCCGATGGGTACGTCGCACCTGGTGATGCTCGCCGTCGTCGTCCTCGGGCTGGTGCCTGCCGCGATGCTGGGGCGCCGCGTGCTGCGCGCCGGCCGCGAGGAGTGGGCCGGCCGCACCGGGGCGGTGCTCGTGCTGGCGGCCACCGTGCCCCTGCAGGTGGTCGACTTCCTGCCCGGCAACTTCGACCTGCACACGACGCTGCCCCTCCAGCTGTGCGACCTCGCGCTGGTCGCCGCCGTGATCGCGCTGTGGACGCGGGCGCCGGGCGCGGTGGCGTGCACCTACTACTGGGGGCTGACCCTGGCCCCGCAGGCGATCCTCACCCCGGCGCTGGCCCGCGACTTCCCCGACCCGAAGTTCCTCGGCTTCTGGGCGATGCACGTGCTCATCGTCTGGACGGCGGTCTACCTCACCTGGGGGCTGGGCATCCGGCCGGCCTGGCGCACCTACTCCACGACCGTGGGTCTCACCCTGGTCTGGATGGTGACGGTCTACGCCTTCAACCTCGTCGTCGGAACGAACTACGGCTTCCTCAACCGCAAGCCGGGCACCGGGTCGGCGCTGGACCTGCTCGGCCCCTGGCCGTGGTACGTCCTCGCCGAGGTGGTCGTCGTGGGGACCGTATGGGCCCTGATGACCTGGCCCTGGACGAGAAGGAGCCCCCATGACCGATGA
- a CDS encoding S66 family peptidase, which yields MLFADLPTARPGDRVAVLSPSFAAPAVAPAIHEQALRRLTEVTGLIPVEYPTTRQLNAPAEARAADLNAAFADPDIRAVLATIGGEDQITVIPHLDPALVRRDPKPFLGYSDNTNLLNWLWTHGVPGFYGGSTQVHLGPGPAVDAVHQQSLRAALLTGERLELTERGESEDIGHPWTDPRALTEYGDREPTEPWTWAGPARSVTGRTWGGCIEVVQWILTAGRFPADPSVLDGGVLLLETSEELIPAGEFAWILRSLGERGLLAAVDAVVVARPPTSDFTVQPSAADRRAKREEQRDAAIAVTARYNPDAVVVVGPPFGHTRPQWIVPYGGTMTVDGTEQRIFADYR from the coding sequence ATGCTGTTCGCCGACCTCCCCACGGCGCGCCCGGGTGACCGGGTCGCGGTCCTCTCCCCCTCCTTCGCCGCCCCGGCCGTGGCACCGGCGATCCACGAGCAGGCCCTGCGGCGGCTGACCGAGGTCACCGGCCTCATCCCCGTCGAGTACCCCACCACCCGTCAACTGAACGCCCCGGCCGAGGCCCGCGCGGCCGACCTCAACGCCGCCTTCGCCGACCCGGATATCCGCGCCGTTCTGGCCACCATCGGCGGCGAGGACCAGATCACCGTCATCCCGCACCTCGACCCCGCCCTGGTCCGGCGCGACCCGAAGCCGTTCCTCGGCTACAGCGACAACACGAACCTGCTCAACTGGCTGTGGACCCACGGCGTGCCCGGCTTCTACGGCGGGTCCACGCAGGTCCACCTCGGTCCCGGCCCCGCCGTCGACGCCGTACACCAGCAGTCCCTGCGCGCCGCGCTCCTCACCGGCGAGCGCCTCGAGCTGACAGAGCGGGGCGAGTCCGAGGACATCGGCCACCCGTGGACCGACCCGCGCGCCCTGACCGAGTACGGCGACCGCGAGCCCACCGAGCCCTGGACCTGGGCCGGCCCGGCACGATCTGTGACCGGCCGCACCTGGGGCGGCTGCATCGAGGTCGTCCAGTGGATCCTCACCGCCGGCCGGTTCCCCGCCGACCCGTCGGTCCTCGACGGCGGCGTACTCCTCCTGGAGACCTCCGAGGAGCTGATCCCGGCGGGGGAGTTCGCCTGGATCCTCCGCTCGCTCGGCGAGCGCGGCCTCCTGGCGGCGGTGGACGCCGTCGTGGTCGCCCGACCCCCGACGTCGGACTTCACCGTCCAGCCCTCGGCGGCGGATCGCCGCGCCAAGCGGGAGGAGCAGCGAGACGCCGCGATCGCCGTGACGGCGCGCTACAACCCCGACGCCGTGGTCGTGGTCGGTCCACCGTTCGGGCACACCCGGCCGCAGTGGATCGTGCCGTACGGCGGCACCATGACCGTCGACGGCACCGAGCAGCGGATCTTCGCCGACTACCGCTGA
- a CDS encoding cation transporter — MTDEAQSRQGAQTLRRVVLVVAGLNLSYFFVEMSVALAIGSVALFADSVDFLEDTAINLLIFVALGWPLARRSLMGKLMALVILVPACAAAWQAVQRFSDPVAPAVLPLVLASLGAIVVNGASAWLLARLRHAGGSLSRAAFLSARNDVLVNVAIIAMGLVTAATGSGWPDLVLGVVIIAIAFHAAWEVWEVSEEERLAAKALAGERID, encoded by the coding sequence ATGACCGATGAGGCGCAGAGCCGGCAGGGCGCGCAGACGCTGCGCCGGGTCGTCCTTGTCGTCGCCGGACTGAACCTGTCCTACTTCTTCGTGGAGATGTCCGTCGCCCTGGCGATCGGCTCGGTCGCCTTGTTCGCCGACAGCGTGGACTTCCTCGAGGACACCGCGATCAACCTGCTGATCTTCGTCGCGCTGGGGTGGCCGTTGGCCCGGCGCTCGCTGATGGGCAAGCTGATGGCGCTGGTGATCCTGGTGCCCGCGTGCGCCGCGGCCTGGCAGGCGGTCCAACGCTTCTCCGACCCGGTCGCGCCGGCCGTCCTACCCCTGGTGCTGGCCAGCCTGGGCGCGATCGTCGTCAACGGGGCGAGCGCCTGGCTCCTGGCCCGCCTGCGGCATGCGGGCGGGTCCCTCAGTCGAGCGGCGTTCCTGTCCGCGCGCAACGACGTGCTCGTCAACGTCGCGATCATCGCGATGGGCCTGGTCACCGCCGCGACGGGCTCCGGGTGGCCGGACCTGGTGCTGGGCGTGGTGATCATCGCGATCGCGTTCCACGCCGCGTGGGAGGTCTGGGAGGTCAGCGAGGAGGAGCGGCTGGCCGCGAAGGCCCTCGCCGGGGAGCGGATCGACTGA
- a CDS encoding phosphotransferase, which produces MRSVTVEMLWEATDPQRVLSERFGFGGGGEAAAWVIETLDRHRGIRVDAVERIVMSDHNALAWLHTDAGRLLAKWSVAPDRFARLAALARLTSRMGERGVPVSVPLTTIDGHDQLQVAGVSLGVQRVVDGALLDVADEEQVRSAGVTLARLHDALAADGEAASLPGLGEPRSLVERVGGWLERSAHAPEAPYSLLGELLADAPPDDLPTQVVHGDYRAANVLCSGSSVVAVLDFEEARLDHRVDELARSAVLLGTRFHDWGPVSADVRAGFLAGYQSVRRLSDPEQAWWRILVLWYSLAMIPAGEDPTGWRTAALGLATERR; this is translated from the coding sequence GTGCGATCGGTGACCGTGGAGATGCTGTGGGAGGCGACGGACCCGCAGCGGGTCCTGAGTGAGCGCTTCGGCTTCGGCGGTGGGGGAGAGGCAGCCGCGTGGGTGATCGAGACGCTCGATCGGCATCGGGGCATCCGGGTCGACGCGGTCGAGCGCATCGTGATGAGCGACCACAACGCGCTGGCCTGGCTGCACACCGACGCTGGACGGCTGCTCGCGAAGTGGTCGGTCGCGCCGGACCGGTTCGCCAGGCTCGCCGCGCTGGCGCGGCTGACGTCGCGGATGGGGGAGCGGGGCGTGCCGGTCTCGGTGCCATTGACCACGATCGACGGTCACGATCAGTTGCAGGTCGCCGGCGTCTCGCTCGGGGTGCAGCGCGTGGTCGACGGGGCGCTCCTGGACGTCGCCGACGAGGAGCAGGTGAGGTCCGCGGGCGTCACCCTGGCCAGGCTGCACGACGCGCTCGCCGCCGATGGGGAGGCCGCGAGCCTGCCCGGGCTGGGAGAGCCGCGGTCGCTGGTGGAGCGGGTCGGCGGCTGGCTGGAGAGGAGCGCTCACGCGCCGGAGGCGCCGTACTCCCTCCTCGGCGAGCTGCTCGCCGACGCGCCACCCGACGACCTTCCGACCCAGGTCGTGCACGGCGACTACCGGGCGGCGAACGTGCTCTGCTCCGGCTCGAGCGTGGTCGCGGTGCTGGACTTCGAGGAGGCGCGGCTGGACCACCGGGTCGACGAGCTGGCCCGGTCCGCGGTCCTGCTCGGCACCCGCTTCCACGACTGGGGCCCGGTGTCGGCGGACGTGCGCGCCGGCTTTCTCGCCGGCTATCAGTCCGTACGGCGCCTCAGTGACCCCGAGCAGGCGTGGTGGCGCATCCTGGTGCTGTGGTACTCCCTCGCCATGATCCCCGCGGGGGAGGACCCCACCGGCTGGCGGACCGCGGCGCTCGGCCTCGCGACCGAGCGCCGCTGA
- a CDS encoding SpoIVB peptidase S55 domain-containing protein, whose product MLDFSVRRRARSAIAVAAVGGVAFAGTALLAPGASSAAVAGDCATPYPADALTSGQPVSGLTVSKGTTPEGFSGEVLGVIDDGIALDQDMIVVRLTSAEIDRVGGIWSGMSGSPVYAEDGRLIGAVAYGLAWGPSPVAGVTPFEDMDDYMAPATARRVDVTATQARRIAAATEVTQDQAEQGFSRLRMPLTVKGVNPARLKAVDERFYRTYRLQSGQAGGTSDATAADIVAGGNLAASLSYGDITAGAVGTVTSVCNDQVVGFGHPFTFTGATTLGMNPASAIYIQEDSLGAPFKVANFAPPVGTIDEDRGAGVAGALGPVPAATELSSTVRFGERSRTGTTDVYLPDFGPQATLVQILANQDRVFDAITGGGAEQTWTIKGTGPDGAAFTLNDGDRYASPFDISSETPLDVADTVWALSSIDGVTLDSIAVDGTLTENEAVWSLRRVERYQAGRWTRVRSEMTVTAGQKLRLRAVLSDGTRTSTQNWTYTVPRRLRDGWASLEVVGGYSDWGYEDEFEEGPVDQPTLGEVLADARNGQRNDELRWSFAGRGAGGRVSTNQLSAPRKLPIQGQRYVDVMVR is encoded by the coding sequence ATGTTGGACTTCAGTGTGCGCAGAAGGGCGCGGTCGGCGATCGCGGTCGCTGCCGTCGGGGGAGTCGCATTCGCCGGTACGGCGCTTCTGGCGCCCGGCGCCAGCTCCGCGGCGGTCGCCGGGGACTGCGCGACGCCTTACCCGGCCGACGCGCTGACCTCGGGTCAGCCCGTCTCCGGGCTCACCGTCAGCAAGGGCACGACGCCGGAGGGTTTCTCCGGCGAAGTGCTGGGGGTGATCGACGACGGGATCGCGCTCGATCAGGACATGATCGTCGTCCGGCTGACCTCGGCGGAGATCGACCGGGTCGGCGGCATCTGGTCGGGCATGTCCGGGTCGCCGGTCTATGCCGAGGACGGCCGGCTGATCGGCGCGGTCGCCTATGGGCTGGCCTGGGGACCGAGCCCGGTGGCGGGCGTGACCCCGTTCGAGGACATGGACGACTACATGGCGCCGGCCACGGCGCGGCGGGTCGACGTCACCGCCACCCAGGCGCGCCGGATCGCGGCGGCCACCGAGGTGACCCAGGACCAGGCGGAGCAGGGCTTCTCGCGGCTGCGGATGCCCCTCACCGTGAAGGGTGTGAACCCGGCACGGCTCAAAGCGGTGGACGAGCGGTTCTACCGCACCTACCGCCTGCAGTCCGGCCAGGCGGGCGGAACCTCCGATGCCACGGCCGCCGACATCGTCGCCGGGGGCAACCTGGCCGCGAGCCTGTCCTACGGCGACATCACCGCCGGCGCGGTCGGGACCGTGACGAGCGTCTGCAACGACCAGGTCGTCGGCTTCGGCCACCCGTTCACGTTCACCGGGGCTACCACTTTGGGGATGAACCCGGCCTCGGCGATCTACATTCAGGAGGACTCGCTGGGCGCCCCCTTCAAGGTCGCCAACTTCGCGCCTCCGGTGGGGACCATCGACGAGGACCGGGGGGCCGGCGTCGCCGGGGCGCTGGGCCCCGTGCCCGCTGCGACCGAGCTGAGCTCGACGGTCCGGTTCGGTGAGCGGTCGCGCACCGGCACGACCGACGTCTACCTGCCGGACTTCGGTCCGCAGGCGACGCTGGTGCAGATCCTGGCGAACCAGGACCGGGTCTTCGACGCCATCACCGGTGGCGGAGCCGAGCAGACCTGGACGATCAAGGGCACCGGGCCGGACGGTGCCGCGTTCACCCTCAACGACGGTGACCGCTACGCCTCGCCGTTCGACATCAGCTCCGAGACCCCGTTGGACGTCGCGGACACGGTGTGGGCGCTCTCGTCGATCGACGGGGTGACCCTGGACTCGATCGCGGTCGACGGCACCCTGACGGAGAACGAGGCGGTCTGGTCGCTGCGCCGGGTGGAGCGCTACCAGGCGGGGCGGTGGACCCGGGTGCGCAGCGAGATGACGGTCACAGCCGGTCAGAAGCTGCGCCTGCGTGCGGTGCTGTCCGACGGCACCCGGACCTCGACGCAGAACTGGACCTACACGGTGCCCCGGCGGCTGCGTGACGGCTGGGCGTCCCTGGAGGTCGTGGGCGGCTACAGCGACTGGGGCTACGAGGACGAGTTCGAGGAGGGCCCGGTCGACCAGCCCACGCTCGGCGAGGTGCTGGCGGACGCCCGGAACGGTCAGCGCAACGACGAGCTGCGGTGGTCCTTCGCCGGCCGGGGTGCCGGAGGTCGGGTGAGCACCAACCAGCTCAGCGCGCCGCGCAAGCTGCCGATCCAGGGGCAGCGGTACGTCGACGTGATGGTTCGCTGA
- a CDS encoding VOC family protein, whose protein sequence is MSCRLSELVLNCRDPETIARFWCEVLGYVELDRDGDDIEIGPAAGFGGAAPTMILTPVAGEKTEPLRLHLDVNPVDRDQDAELERLLALGARPADVGQSGEESWHVLADPEGNEFCLLARRLPEL, encoded by the coding sequence ATGAGCTGTCGACTCTCCGAGCTGGTGCTGAACTGTCGCGACCCCGAGACCATCGCGCGCTTCTGGTGCGAGGTTCTGGGGTACGTCGAGCTGGACCGCGACGGCGACGACATCGAGATCGGCCCCGCCGCGGGTTTCGGAGGCGCAGCGCCCACGATGATCCTCACGCCGGTGGCGGGTGAGAAGACCGAGCCGCTGCGACTTCACCTGGACGTGAACCCAGTCGACCGGGACCAGGACGCCGAGCTCGAGCGGCTGCTCGCCCTCGGGGCCCGGCCGGCCGACGTCGGCCAGTCCGGCGAGGAGTCCTGGCACGTCCTGGCCGACCCGGAGGGCAACGAGTTCTGCCTGCTGGCGCGCAGGCTGCCCGAGCTCTGA
- a CDS encoding SRPBCC family protein produces MTSPSADSRVVTARRVVAAPAERIFELIADPSLQPRWDGNDNLAEAPEGQRVRSVGDVFAMTTTRGKVRENHVVEFEEGRLIAWMPASRGEDPAGHLWRWQIEPSAEGVLVTHTYDWTRLTDESRIPRARATTSDRLQASVDRLAALAES; encoded by the coding sequence ATGACATCCCCCTCAGCGGACTCTCGGGTCGTCACTGCTCGCCGAGTGGTCGCCGCCCCGGCGGAGCGGATCTTCGAGCTCATCGCCGACCCGTCCCTTCAACCCCGTTGGGACGGCAACGACAATCTGGCCGAGGCGCCAGAGGGACAGCGGGTTCGGTCGGTCGGCGACGTCTTCGCCATGACGACCACCAGGGGAAAGGTGCGGGAGAACCACGTGGTGGAGTTCGAGGAGGGTCGCCTCATCGCCTGGATGCCGGCATCGCGCGGCGAGGATCCCGCCGGGCACCTGTGGCGGTGGCAGATCGAGCCGTCCGCGGAGGGCGTGCTCGTCACACACACCTACGACTGGACGCGATTGACCGACGAGAGCCGCATCCCACGGGCCAGGGCGACCACGTCTGACCGGCTGCAGGCGTCCGTCGATCGGTTGGCCGCCCTGGCGGAGAGCTGA
- a CDS encoding bifunctional metallophosphatase/5'-nucleotidase, with amino-acid sequence MKSTTTRLASLGLAGSLAVFTALGGVPAQAAKDKRPGGKGGNPNLTSVQLLSFNDYHGHLEATDPPLNATLDPSQTPVGGAEYLSSKLTELRGEAPGGNSLTVAAGDLIGGSPFLSGLFHDEPSVESLNAMGLDVSSVGNHEFDEGTDELLRMQNDGCHPTDGCYFPDQPYQGADFQWLAANVVKKDGSGTLLPGTSIKNIAGTKVGFIGMTLEATPTLVSPAGVSSVEFRDEVQTANQQAQVLKKQGVKAIVVLLHEGGYQTGTYQGCEGISEPITQIAAQMTPEVDQIVSGHTHQPYVCSLPDPEGNPRLVTSAADYGRVVTESTLVINKRSGEVMRDRSTATNHLVERTTADPKQTAIINKWKSLSEVVGARVIGTVAEDILGDSSGDRGIETPMADMIADSILAATDGADEGGAQISFMNVGGVRASLRYAPKYTEGPGEVTYKEAYDVLPFGNRIVTVSMTGAQIEEALEQQYQPVEARGSRPMLALGVSEGFTYDWDASQPQGSRVVAGSMALNGTPIDPNATYRVSMYNFLAEGGDLFSAFTEGTDLTGGPEDLAALEAYLGANPGLTAPESRVGGL; translated from the coding sequence ATGAAGTCGACCACCACGCGTCTGGCGAGTCTGGGCCTCGCGGGCTCCCTGGCTGTGTTCACCGCCCTGGGCGGCGTCCCCGCCCAGGCGGCCAAGGACAAGCGCCCCGGGGGCAAGGGCGGCAACCCCAACCTCACCTCGGTCCAGCTGCTCTCGTTCAACGACTACCACGGCCACCTCGAGGCGACCGATCCCCCGCTGAACGCGACGCTGGACCCCTCGCAGACGCCGGTCGGCGGCGCGGAGTACCTCTCCAGCAAGCTCACCGAGCTGCGTGGCGAGGCCCCCGGCGGGAACAGCCTCACCGTGGCCGCGGGCGACCTGATCGGCGGCTCGCCGTTCCTGTCCGGGCTCTTCCACGACGAGCCCTCGGTCGAGTCGCTCAACGCGATGGGCCTCGACGTCAGCTCGGTGGGCAACCACGAGTTCGACGAGGGCACCGACGAGCTGCTGCGCATGCAGAACGACGGCTGCCACCCGACTGACGGCTGCTACTTCCCCGACCAGCCCTACCAGGGCGCGGACTTCCAGTGGCTGGCCGCCAACGTGGTGAAGAAGGACGGCTCCGGCACGCTGCTGCCCGGGACCAGCATCAAGAACATCGCCGGCACCAAGGTCGGCTTCATCGGCATGACCCTGGAGGCCACGCCCACTCTGGTCAGCCCCGCGGGCGTCTCCTCGGTGGAGTTCCGCGACGAGGTGCAGACGGCCAACCAGCAGGCCCAGGTGCTGAAGAAGCAGGGCGTCAAGGCCATCGTCGTGCTGCTGCATGAGGGCGGCTACCAGACAGGCACCTACCAGGGATGCGAGGGCATCTCGGAGCCGATCACCCAGATCGCGGCCCAGATGACCCCCGAGGTCGACCAGATCGTCAGTGGCCACACCCACCAGCCCTACGTCTGCTCGCTGCCCGACCCCGAGGGCAACCCCCGGCTGGTCACGAGCGCCGCCGACTACGGCCGCGTCGTGACCGAGTCCACCCTGGTCATCAACAAGCGCAGCGGCGAGGTGATGCGCGACCGCAGCACCGCGACCAACCACCTGGTGGAGCGGACCACCGCCGACCCGAAGCAGACCGCGATCATCAACAAGTGGAAGTCGCTGAGCGAGGTCGTGGGCGCCCGGGTGATCGGGACCGTCGCCGAGGACATCCTGGGCGACTCCAGCGGTGACCGCGGCATCGAGACGCCGATGGCCGACATGATCGCCGACTCGATCCTGGCGGCCACCGACGGCGCCGACGAGGGCGGGGCGCAGATCTCGTTCATGAACGTCGGCGGTGTGCGCGCCAGCCTGCGCTACGCGCCGAAGTACACCGAGGGCCCCGGCGAGGTGACCTACAAGGAGGCGTACGACGTCCTGCCGTTCGGCAACCGGATCGTCACCGTCTCCATGACCGGGGCGCAGATCGAGGAGGCGCTGGAGCAGCAGTACCAGCCGGTGGAGGCCCGGGGCTCGCGGCCGATGCTGGCCCTGGGCGTCTCCGAGGGCTTCACCTACGACTGGGACGCCTCCCAGCCGCAGGGCTCGCGGGTCGTGGCGGGCTCGATGGCGCTCAACGGGACGCCGATCGACCCGAACGCCACCTACCGGGTGAGCATGTACAACTTCCTCGCCGAGGGCGGCGACCTGTTCAGCGCCTTCACCGAGGGCACCGACCTCACCGGTGGCCCGGAGGACCTGGCCGCGCTCGAGGCCTACCTGGGTGCCAACCCGGGCCTCACCGCGCCGGAGAGCCGGGTGGGCGGTCTGTGA
- a CDS encoding HNH endonuclease signature motif containing protein → MEALSTGLEAVLDGLADLPLNALSDDQVAGLVHQLTAATGRLTHALARTVADADRRALHHQTGHRSAAAWYADGTRVTLREARRLVRFGRELGYDTNTPVADALADGRIRADQADVILRSVNALPDHIEDQVAEQARDRLLTDAAHFDAGGLRRLGKGILDIVAPEVGESHEQRVLELEAAAAAQGASLTMYDDGHGRTHGTFTIPAHQGAMLRQAIHAIANPQRHDHDDLKDPITGDWRSVPERHGQAFGELIERYPTDQLPATGGVNAQIVITMNLDTLLSGIGTATLDNGDHIDAGTARRLACEAGIIPAVLGGPSEVLDLGRTRRFHSKAQRIALGLRDRGCTARGCTIPPSGCHAHHDRQWARDRGHTNIHDCRLYCPHHHRRAHDPTYRTVIHADNTVTFHRRR, encoded by the coding sequence TTGGAGGCCCTCTCGACCGGGCTGGAGGCGGTGCTCGACGGGCTAGCCGACCTGCCGCTCAACGCCCTGTCCGATGACCAGGTCGCCGGGCTGGTCCACCAGCTCACCGCCGCCACCGGGAGGCTGACCCACGCCCTGGCCCGCACCGTCGCCGACGCGGACCGCCGCGCCCTGCACCACCAGACCGGGCACCGGTCCGCCGCGGCGTGGTACGCCGATGGCACCCGGGTCACCCTCCGCGAGGCCCGCCGCCTGGTCCGCTTCGGGCGGGAGCTGGGCTACGACACCAACACCCCGGTCGCCGATGCCCTGGCTGACGGCCGGATCCGCGCCGACCAGGCCGACGTGATCCTTCGCTCCGTCAATGCGCTGCCCGACCACATAGAGGACCAGGTTGCCGAGCAGGCGCGGGACCGGCTCCTCACCGACGCCGCGCACTTCGACGCCGGCGGCCTGCGTCGCCTCGGGAAAGGGATCCTCGACATCGTCGCCCCCGAGGTCGGGGAATCCCACGAACAACGCGTGCTGGAACTCGAAGCAGCGGCCGCCGCCCAGGGCGCGTCGTTGACGATGTACGACGACGGCCACGGCCGCACCCACGGCACCTTCACCATCCCCGCCCACCAGGGCGCGATGCTCCGCCAAGCCATCCACGCCATCGCTAACCCGCAACGTCACGACCACGATGACCTGAAAGACCCCATCACCGGGGACTGGCGCAGCGTGCCCGAACGCCACGGACAAGCATTCGGCGAGCTCATCGAGCGCTACCCGACCGACCAGCTCCCCGCCACCGGCGGCGTGAACGCCCAGATCGTCATCACCATGAACCTCGACACCCTGCTCTCCGGCATCGGAACAGCCACCCTGGACAACGGCGACCACATCGACGCCGGCACCGCCCGCCGCCTGGCCTGCGAAGCCGGCATCATCCCCGCCGTCCTCGGCGGCCCCTCCGAGGTCCTCGACCTCGGCCGGACCCGCCGCTTCCACTCCAAAGCCCAGAGGATCGCGCTCGGCCTCCGCGACCGCGGCTGCACCGCCCGCGGCTGCACCATCCCACCCTCAGGCTGTCACGCCCACCACGACCGACAATGGGCCCGCGACCGAGGCCACACCAACATCCACGACTGCCGCCTCTACTGCCCCCACCACCACCGACGAGCACACGACCCGACCTACCGCACCGTGATCCATGCCGACAACACCGTCACCTTCCACCGACGCAGATAG